The DNA segment TTGGGCTGAAAGGCATTGTTATAGCCTGTCCCTGTTTGGTCCAGTATAGTAAGTGTGGCATTCGCAGCACCGGTTATGGTTACCAGGGCATCTACACCAGGCTTTACGAGGGAAAACCGGTAAACGGCGCCCACCGTCAGGTCGGTTCCCGAAACGAGGGTAGGACTTACAAATACATAGTCTGCGACTGGTTGACTATAAGAGCGGAAAACACTGAGGAGAAGTACCGTATATATACATACGTTTTTGGCGGTTTGGGTAAAGGATTTCATAGTAAGGGTGTAATTGTTGTTTTACGATCTGGTCTAAAAGTAGTAACACATTCAGACTATCGCAATACTTCGTAGATCTACGATTAAGGTAAAACCCTTATAGACAGATGATTAATTTTTATTGCTCCAATTAATTCTACTGTTTAACCCGCAAAAAACAGCGCTTAGAGTAGAAGTGCAGGAAAAAACAAGGAAATACTAGGAAGAGACGGGCATCAATCCGGGCTCTGTTACCTGCTGGCCATCGGCCCGGGGTTCTATGAGCGGTATAGTAACGGTGAAATGCCAGTGATCTTTTTCAATGCTTACGCCCGGCAGGTTAAGCATCTTGTAGCGCGCATTGATGTTTTGCAGTCCGAAGCCGGTGGATTCTACCAGGCCCTCCCTTTTGAAAATAGTATTGCGTACAATGAGTGTGTTTCCGGTAGCAGCTATTATTTCAATATTTAACGGATGTTCTTTTTGAAGCCGGTTGTGCTTTACCGCATTCTCCACCAGCAACTGGAGGGTAAGCGGAGGTAGCAGCCATTCTTCATATTTTTTATCTACCTGAATTTTCAGGTCGATACCGTTGCCATAACGGGTTTGCAACAGGTGATAATAAGATTGTATGAACTGAAGCTCCTGCCCGAGGATGGTCAGTTCGGTCTGGTTGTTCCTGAGCAGGTAACGGAATACCTTGGTAAGCTCATCGAGAAAAGCTTCTGCCCGCACGGGGTTTTCGCCAATGAGCGAGGAAAGTGAATTGAGGTTATTGAAGAGGAAGTGTGGATTGACAATACCTTTTAATTGGTTCAGCTCAGCCCTGAGCTTGTCTTTTTCCAGTTGTTCATTTTCTTTTTCTGTGTACCGTAGTTTGGCGTAATGGTAAAGCGTTTCAAAACCTACCAGCAGAAAAAAGAAGGCAAAGAAAGCATTGAAGAAAGCGTAGCCCCATAAACCAACTGCAATCTGATTATTGTTGATCGTTACCCCCGATTTTATATGTACAGTAACATCTACTTGGTCCGACAGGAAATTAACCTGGATGAAAGTACTGAGCGCCAGGACCACGGTGGAGTATGCCAGGCCGGCAACAATGACTGCCCAGATGCGGAAAGGAGGCTTAAGCCAGGTTTGTGCGCGACTGCGATAGATGATAAAACGGTTACCTTCTGTAATCAACAGGATGCAGGCCAGAGATATAAGGGTGCGCAGGATCTTTGCCGTATCGGCACGCAGATATATCTTATTGGCATAAATGACCAATAAGAAAGGAAGCACAACAATGAGAATGCGGAACCATTTATCACGGACCTTTATCAATACACCATGGATTTTATTGCCGGAAGGCGGGGTTAACCCATGCAAAGAAAAATTACCCGGGCCGCAGCACCGAAAATTTGTGTATGAATTGAGATTTTAGGCGAATGAACTGTTGGGACGTGGATTCCGGGTTTGGGGTTCAGCGTTGGGGGGTTGCTACCGCGGGCTGTTGGTCGGCTAAGTCTAACTGATTGAAAAACAGGCTGGGAAAATAATTTTTAAAGACCGGTTTTGCTACTGACATACTGCTGTCACCAGGTGGTTGTTGCTTTGTATCATAATAGCAAACCTATGTTTTACACTACCATTAATCAGACCAGCCTGCTCACTCAATTACAAGATATGGCCGCTTACAACCTGTGGGCCATTACCCGGCTTACCGGCTGGCTTCAGTCCAAACCAGACACATTACTGGAAACGGCAGCCGCTTCCAGCTTCCCGGGTATCAAGGCCACACTGCAGCATATCCTGGAAGTAGAACAGGGATGGCTGGGCCACCTGCAGCAGGCGCCGGCAGGCATACGGCAGGAGCCGGATGGCAGCCTGGAAGCCGTGCTGGACAGCCTGGTGGAGCATGCGGGTGCTTTTAATGATTATGTACAGTCGCTGACGGAGGAAGAATTACAGGAGGATTGCTATTGTAATGTGTTGTTCGTGGGCGAGATTTGCCGGCCCCGGTTTGAAATTATCCAGCACTGCCTGAACCATAGTACTTACCATCGGGGGCAGGTGGTAACAATTGGCCACCAGGTAGGACTAAAGGATGCGCCGATGACGGATTATATGTTTTATGTGCTGCGGGTGAAGGCCTTTGCCGGGTCCAAAGGGCTCCCTGGGGAGAAGATGGAAAGACGGGAAGGAAAACGCCAACCCGCTGTGCGTAACAGTTTCCTGGCAGTGAATTTTTTCAGTAAATAACCCAAATACGATGACCACAGCAGCCATTGTTCAATACCGGTTGTACAATCAGCAGCTTTCGCAACCTTCACTTAAACAGCCTGGAGAGCTGGTGCATTGGATGGGCTCCATGCAGGCGCAGGATTACCTGGGCGCTAAATGGAGTATTGGCCTGCGCCTGCCCGGTTCTACAGATGAGGACATTGAACAGGCGATTGCAGACAGGAAAATTATACGCACCTGGGGACTGCGGGGCACCTGGCACTGGATGGCGCCGGCAGATGTGCATTGGATGTTGCGCCTGGTGTCGCCCAAAATCCAGCAGAAGTATGCACCCTACCTGAAGCAGGAATCACTGGATGCGGCCAAAGTGAAGAAAAGCAATAAAGTGCTGGTGAAAGCATTGCAGGATGGCCAGGCGTTGACACGGGAAGAACTGACTGGCATACTGAGCAAAAACGGTATCAAGGCATCCAATTACGGGATAGGGCATTTGTTGTTGCATGCCTCACAGGAACAGTTGATCTGTATGGGTCCCCGGCGGGGGAAACAGTTTACCCATGTATTACTGGAAGACTGGATACCAAAAGATAAAAGATTTGAGCCGGCTGACCCGTTGGCCGAGCTGGCGCTACGTTATTTTACCAGTCACGGCCCTGCTACGGTGAAGGATTTTATGTGGTGGGCAGGACTTACCCTGGCAGAAGCACGTAAAGGCATTGAACCCATGCAGGACAAACTGGAAAGGGTGGAGGTGGAAGGCATCACTTACCTGATGTCGTCGGATAGGCCGGCTTTGAAGAAGAAAGTTACTGTTCACCTGTTGCCGGGATTTGATGAATATTTACTGGGCTATACCGACCGCAGTGTAGTCGTGGAAGATAAACATGCCAAAAAGCTGGCCATGACAGCCAATGGTCAATTCAGTTCCACGATCGTAGTGGGCGGGCGGGTAGATGGTATCTGGAAAAGAACGATGGACACAAAAAATGTTGACATAACTACTACTTATTTCGATGCTGCCGGTAAGTCTGTACAGCAGGCGGTAGCTGTAGCGGCACGGCGGTATGCGAAGTTTCTCGGGCTGAAAGCTGATTTATAGCAGAGATAAGCAGCCAGTTTTTATCTTGCAGGCTGAATGTCTTCTGATCAACATATTAAAGTAGCGGTAGACGCGGTCGTGTTTGGTTACTCCAGGCAGGAAGGCGTGTCGGTACTGCTCATACAACGTAAGTATCCTCCTTTTCAAAATAGTTGGGCTATACCAGGTGGTTTTGTATTGGAAGAAGAGTCGCTGGAAGCGGCCGTGCGCCGGGAATTACAGGAAGAAACAGGCATTGCCGTCAACTACCTGGAGCAATTGTATACGTTTGGCGATCCTGGGCGTGACCCGCGGCAGCGTATTATATCCATTACTTATTTCGCCCTGGTGAAATCGGCTCAATTCCAGCAATTGAAGGCGAGTACAGATGCAGAACATGCACAATGGTTTGGCATCAAGGAGCTACCCCCGCTGGCTTTTGACCATGAAGCTATTTTGCAGACCGCCATTGAAAGGATCAGGGTCAAGATCAGGTACCAGCCAATAGGGTTTGAGCTGTTGGACAAGGTATTTTCTTTTGCCGACCTGGAGCATTTGTATATGACCCTGCTGGACAGGGATATTGACCGCCGCAATTTTTCCCGGAAGATGATGGCGCTGGGCATACTGGATGAAACCAATGAGGTAGCCAGGGCAGAAGGCAAAGGCAGGCCCAGTAAAATGTACCGGTTTAATGAGCAGCGGTACCAACAACTGGAAAAAGAGGGGATGAATTTTGAGATCTGAGAAAATAGACCTAATCCACACATAAACAACATTTTCCACAAAACTCCACGCTTTGTATTATTTCTTATCACCAGCCTTATGTTAATTTTGCGTCTTTTTCACGCAAAATATTTGGCGCATTCAGAAAGGCTCTCTATGTTTGCGTAGAAATGACGCAAAATGAAGACAACAGGAGTTATCATCGCCCGCTTCCAGACCCCTTACCTGCATGAGGGGCATCAATACCTGGTGAATGAGATCAGGGCCAAACACAATAAGGTGATCATCATATTGGGTGTATCGCCGGTAAAAGGTAGCCGCCGCAATCCTTTTGATTATTATACCCGCGAAAAATTACTGAAGCACTTCGCGCCCGAGCTGCTGGTACTGCCCCTGAGCGACCATCCGGATGATGCCATGTGGAGTGAACACCTGGACGGGTTGCTGACCGGCAGTTTCCCCCAGGAGTCCTTTGTGTTATATGGAAGTCGCGACTGTTTTATTCCTTATTATAGTGGTCATTTGCCGGTGGTAGCGCTGCCCGAGCTGGGCGATCACTCTGCCACCGCCATCCGTGATGCCAATGCAGATAAAGTGCTTGACTCTGTTGATTTCAGGATGGGCATCAATTATGCCTATCACAATATGTATGAAAAAGTTTACCCCACAGTAGATATTGCTGTATTGAGGAATAACGAAACAGAAGTATTACTGGGCAAAAAGCATGGCGTGGCCCAATGGCGGTTTCCCGGTGGCTTTGCCAATCCTGCTGATGCCTGCTATGAGGATGCTGCCGCCCGTGAGCTGCAGGAAGAATGTGGTGAACTCATCACCGGACCCATGCAATATGTAGGTTCTGCCCGGATTGATGACTGGCGGTACCGCAGCGAAGCCGATAAGATCATGACCTTGTTTTTCAAGACTGATTTTGTGGGCGGTGAGGCGAAGGCCAATGATGATCTGGGTGAAGTCGCCTGGTTTCCGGTTGCTTCCCTGCAGCACATGATAGAAGAGAACACGATTGCAGCCGAGCACCATGTGCTGGTAAATATGCTGGTAAAAAATGTGCGCTTGTCTGCCCAGACTATTGAACAATAAACTTAACCCTTATACTTTTTTACGCTAAAAATGAACACGATGAAAACCCAGGAAAATATCTTACTGCTTGCCGACGCCTATAAATACTCACACCACAAGTTATATTACCCCGGCACCACCAAGATCTATTCTTACCTCGAAAGCCGCGGCGGCCAGTTTGACGAAACAGTATTCTTCGGATTGCAATATTTCCTGAAGTATTACCTCGAAGGGGAAGTGATCACAACGGAAAAGATTGATGCAGCAGCAGGCTTCCTGGAACAGGTATTTGGCCGCCAGGATGTATTTGACCGCAGCAAATTTGATTACATCGTTCAAAAGCATGGCGGCAGGTTGCCCGTGCGAATCAAAGCTGTACCCGAAGGCACCCACGTACCGGTAAATAATGTATTGGTTACGATCGAGAATACTGACCCGGAATGTTTCTGGCTTACGAATTTCCTGGAGACTTTGCTGATGCAGGTATGGTATCCATGTACGGTGGCTACCCTATCCAGTGCTGTCCGGACAATCGCCACTGAATATTTCCAGGAAACAGCTTCTGAAAGCGCTATGGCTGCTATTGATTTTGTGTTGAATGATTTTGGCTTCCGTGGTGTGAGCTCTGTAGAAAGTGCGGGCCTGGGTGGTGCGGCGCACCTGCTGAACTTCAATGGCAGTGATAATATTATGGCCAGTGTGCTGGCGCAACGGTATTATGGCGCCAACAGGGTAATTGGATTATCAGTTCCCGCTACGGAGCACTCTATCTGCACCTTGCTGGGTGAGGAAGGAGAACTGGAAGTGTTTAAGCATGTACTGAGAACTTTCCCCAGTGGTACGGTAGCCTGTGTTTCTGACTCTTTTGATATTTTCAGGGCCTGCAGTGAATACTGGGGTACAGAATTGAAGGAACTGGTGTTGAGCCGGGATGGCGTACTAGTAATCCGCCCGGATAGTGGTGATCCTGTATTCACACTGTTGAGGGTATTTGACATATTGATGGATAAGTTTGGTTACACCTTCAATGAAAAAGGATATAAAGTATTGCCTCCACAGGTGCGTGTGCTGCAGGGTGATGGCGTTACAGTAGACACGATCCGCCACATATACAGCGCCCTGAAGATTAATGGCATCAGTGCTGAGAACCTGGTACTGGGCATGGGGGGCGCTTTGTTGCAGAAGGTGGACAGGGACACCCAGCAATTTGCCTTTAAATGTTCTTATGCAGAAGTAAATGGCGAGGCTACTGATGTACAGAAACATCCTATCGAGATTGACTCACACGGCAGGCTGGTGGAATCATTCAAGCGGTCAAAGGCGGGTCAGTTGAAACTGATCCAAACAGAAGAAGGCTATCGCACCATACGCAAAGAGCAGGGACCTGCATTCAAAGATGAACTGGTAACCGTATTTGAGAATGGCGCGCTGACCTATGAAGTAAACTTTGAAGGAGTACGGGAGCGGGCCTGTAAGGAAAAGAAGGAAGTAACGGTAGATTAATTTAGCAGCTATGGCCATTCAATATATTAAAGGAGATGCCACAGCGCCTGTCGTAAGTGGCAATAAAATTATAGTGCACGTGTGTAATGACATTGGAAGTTGGGGCAGGGGTTTTGTGATGGCATTAAGTGCCAAATGGAAAGAACCGAAGCAATCATACAAGAAGTGGTTTCAGTCAAAAGAAAATTTCGCATTGGGTGAAGTGCAGTTTGTTCCTGTAAGTGCTGACACGTGGGTGGCTAATATGATCGGCCAGCATGATATCAAAAACGATAAAGCCGGCAATCCACCTGTAAGGTATGATGCCATAAAGATCGCTCTTGAGAAAGTGGCATTGTTTGCCAAAGAAAAGAATGCAAGTGTACATATGCCCCGCATAGGCTGCGGCCTTGCCGGAGGCACCTGGGACAAAATGGAACCTGTGATCGAAGCAGTAAGTAAGCAAGGCGTTCCTGTAACTGTATATGATTTATGAAATACTCATTAGACATACTAAAGAAACATATTGAAGCAGAACAGCCTGTAGAATACTTATTCTTCTGGGGGCATACGCAAAAACAGGGAGGGGTTGTTGATAAATCCTGTCTAAGCCAGTGGTTTCCTGCCGCATTCACAGTGGACGGCATTACCTATCCCACGGCTGAGCACTGGATGATGGCCAGGAAAGCTTTGCTCTTCGATGATCAGGCAGCTTACGAACAAGTACTGGCAACGAATAAGGCCGGTGCAGCCAAAGCCATTGGCAGAAAGGTAAAGAATTTCGAGGCTGTTGTATGGCAAAAAGAGGGTTATGGCTTTGTAACAGAAGGCTCCTATCATAAGTTTTCCCAAAACCCACTGTTAAAGGAGTTTTTATTGAGAACAGGAAAAAAGGTTATTGTAGAGGCTAGTCCAATGGATCGCATCTGGGGTATCGGGCTATCTCAGAATTCTCAGGATGCTATGAACCCTTTCAAATGGAAAGGAACCAACCTGCTGGGGTTTGCGCTGATGGAAGCAAGGGACCGGTTATTAACTTAAAGACATTACTATTTAAAAAGAGATGTATGAACCAACGTGAGCGTGTGGCTATCGCAGAAGATACGCTGCAATTAATTGAACAAGGGTTTTATATTAATACAAATGGCGACCGGGTGGAAACAAAACCGGTTTTACAACAAGCCATTGATAACACCCGGCTGTTTACACCGGAAGCGTTAGCTGATATCCGGGATGATTTTAAGAATAGTCAAAGCTTTGACACTAACTGTGAGGTAACGAATGAAACAACACTGGATGCTGTTAGGCGGTTGTCCACAGCAGGTTTCAGCAAGGTACTCTGTTTGAACTTTGCTTCGGCCAAAAATCCCGGTGGTGGATTTTTAGGAGGAGCCATAGCGCAAGAAGAATGTATCGCGCGGGCTTCTGGATTGTATCCCTGTCTGTTGACGGCTCCCGGTTATTATTCCTACCACCGGAAACAATCCACCTGTTTGTATTCTGATCATATGATTTATTCTCCCGGTGTCCCGGTGATGAAAGATGAAGCAGGCAACCTGCTCGACGCATTGGTATGTCCCTCCATTATCACATCGCCTGCTGTAAATGCCGGGGTAGTAATGGAACGCGAACCTTCCAACCGGAACCAGATCACTCCTGTGATGCGTGTAAGGATTGAGAAGCTGCTGGCGCTTTGTGCACATTATGGCCATGATACGCTGGTATTGGGCGCCTGGGGTTGTGGCGTTTTCCGGAATAACCCGGAGGATATAGCCACCTTATTCCAAGAGACTTTACAAGGACCTTTTAACCGGCAGTTCAGGAAGATCGTTTTTGCGGTAAAAACGAATAAGGAGAGTATTATAGAGCCGTTCAGGCAAAGATTCATAAACTAGCCTAAGCTCTGGGTATAACAAGCTGAACAAATTAAACTGTTTATATATGATTTCATTTCTATTGGGGTCAGGTTTTTCTTTTGAAGAAGGAATCCCTGGTGTAAAAGAAATAAACGATCGGCTGGTAAACTTACAGGCCAAACATATTCGTATAAGTAGTGATCTTTCTGCTTCATTTTTAGAAAAAGATCAGGAAGATCCAAATGGTCGGTTTAGCCTTAAAGATCGAATGTTTGTTGAAGAGTTTATACAGTTTTACATACACGAAGTAATAAAGGATAAAAGTAAATTTAACTATGAGGATTTCTTTGATTATTATTTTTTCCCTTATCGTGATAATAACTTTCCAAAAGAGTTAAAAAATTTTCTGGATAACTACAGAAATAAAATTCAGGCTACACATAGACACATAGATGATAATATTAATTTAATTGGCCGATTTCATAATACTTTTTCTCAACTTATTGCATCACTACTAAATCAATCAAAGTATTACCAGGATGTTTCCTTGCTAAACTATCCCAAATATGATCCGTTTATAAGGTTTCTTAAATACTGTATTTCTGACCATGATATTAAAGTTCATTCATTAAACCATGATATGTTCTTTGAATTTCTTGGTTCGCATCATGAGGAAATTGCTGGATATTATTGCGATGGTTTTACAGATTTAGGCTCTCCTTACTACGGTGATGTTTCTTTTACTGATCAGGGTATAATTAAAACACATAAAGTAAGAATTAAGTTTTTTAATGGCAAATACAATAACAAGTTATGCTTTTCTAAGCTGCATGGTAGTGTAGATACGTATATATTTAACTTGGCTTCACCAACCCCCGACCTCACAAGAGTTAAAAGGAATTGGAGAGTGGGAGACCTATATAAAGAAGAAACTAATAAAGAGACTGGAGAACTCCAATATGTATCAGGCTACCAATATAACTACCCGGACTTTTTAAGTGGAACAACAGCGAAGATTCTCTACTATGATAATGAATTCTATAAACCATTATTTGATCATTTCTGTCATAACCTTCAAAGTTCAGATTACTTATTCGTCATTGGATACGGGTTTAAGGATGAAAAAATTAATGAAATGATAGAAAAAAACTACTTATCCAAAGGTAAAAGAATGATTGTTGTAGATCCATATCCGAAAGAAGATGCTTTTCAAAAAGAGTACGATATAACATATATAAGAAAGAGAATTACAGAACTCACTTATAAAGAATGGACATCTCTGTGTGAACTCAAAGCAACGGTATCATAAACATGAAAAAGGCATACCTGTTTATAGGATCAATATTTGTTTTCCAATTCTTAGTTGGTCAGGAGAAAAAAGATACCAGTACAGTATTGGAAGAAGTGGTAGTTACCTCTCCTTTTACGCCGCCCGCATCATCACCGGTAACGATGAGCCATATTTCCCGGAAGGAGCTGGAACGCAGGAATTACGGGCAAGAGCCGTCTGTATTGTTATCACAAACTCCTTCCGTCACTTTTTATACAGATGCCGGCAGCAGTTCCGGGTATTCTTATTTCCGTATACGGGGTATTGATCAAACGAGGATAAACATGAGCCTGAATGGCGTGCCACTGAATGAGCCGGAAGACCAGGGTGTTTATTTTTCCAATTACCCGGATTTTCTGGAATCGGTATCCGGTGTACAGGTACAACGCGGTGCCGGTTTTTCCAAACAGGGAGTAGCAGCCTATGGCGGCAGCCTGTATTTTGAATCGGTACGTTTCAGGGACAGTGCCGGTGGTCAGGTTTCAGCAGGGTATGGTTCTTTCAATTATTACCGGCTGAATGGAAGTATAAATACCGGGTTGAACAATAAGATGGGATTATATGCAAGGGGCTCCCATTTGCATTCGGATGGCTACCGTGATCATAGCGCCAATACATCCAGCTCGGTTTTTATTAATCCTGGCTATTGGGGTGAAAAGCACAAAGTGTATGTAGTATCCTTTTTAGGAGAACAAAAGAATGAGCTAGCCTGGATCGGGGCGCCAATGGACAGTCTGCAAAAAAATAAACGGTACAATGCCAACGGCAACCAGGAGTACGACCGCTTTCTGCAGGCGCATGTGCAGGTACATCATGAATGGCAACTCAACAGCCGCAACCAGTTGCA comes from the Paraflavitalea devenefica genome and includes:
- a CDS encoding macro domain-containing protein, whose translation is MAIQYIKGDATAPVVSGNKIIVHVCNDIGSWGRGFVMALSAKWKEPKQSYKKWFQSKENFALGEVQFVPVSADTWVANMIGQHDIKNDKAGNPPVRYDAIKIALEKVALFAKEKNASVHMPRIGCGLAGGTWDKMEPVIEAVSKQGVPVTVYDL
- a CDS encoding winged helix DNA-binding domain-containing protein, translating into MTTAAIVQYRLYNQQLSQPSLKQPGELVHWMGSMQAQDYLGAKWSIGLRLPGSTDEDIEQAIADRKIIRTWGLRGTWHWMAPADVHWMLRLVSPKIQQKYAPYLKQESLDAAKVKKSNKVLVKALQDGQALTREELTGILSKNGIKASNYGIGHLLLHASQEQLICMGPRRGKQFTHVLLEDWIPKDKRFEPADPLAELALRYFTSHGPATVKDFMWWAGLTLAEARKGIEPMQDKLERVEVEGITYLMSSDRPALKKKVTVHLLPGFDEYLLGYTDRSVVVEDKHAKKLAMTANGQFSSTIVVGGRVDGIWKRTMDTKNVDITTTYFDAAGKSVQQAVAVAARRYAKFLGLKADL
- a CDS encoding sensor histidine kinase, with the translated sequence MIKVRDKWFRILIVVLPFLLVIYANKIYLRADTAKILRTLISLACILLITEGNRFIIYRSRAQTWLKPPFRIWAVIVAGLAYSTVVLALSTFIQVNFLSDQVDVTVHIKSGVTINNNQIAVGLWGYAFFNAFFAFFFLLVGFETLYHYAKLRYTEKENEQLEKDKLRAELNQLKGIVNPHFLFNNLNSLSSLIGENPVRAEAFLDELTKVFRYLLRNNQTELTILGQELQFIQSYYHLLQTRYGNGIDLKIQVDKKYEEWLLPPLTLQLLVENAVKHNRLQKEHPLNIEIIAATGNTLIVRNTIFKREGLVESTGFGLQNINARYKMLNLPGVSIEKDHWHFTVTIPLIEPRADGQQVTEPGLMPVSS
- a CDS encoding DinB family protein, which encodes MFYTTINQTSLLTQLQDMAAYNLWAITRLTGWLQSKPDTLLETAAASSFPGIKATLQHILEVEQGWLGHLQQAPAGIRQEPDGSLEAVLDSLVEHAGAFNDYVQSLTEEELQEDCYCNVLFVGEICRPRFEIIQHCLNHSTYHRGQVVTIGHQVGLKDAPMTDYMFYVLRVKAFAGSKGLPGEKMERREGKRQPAVRNSFLAVNFFSK
- a CDS encoding NUDIX domain-containing protein, which codes for MKTTGVIIARFQTPYLHEGHQYLVNEIRAKHNKVIIILGVSPVKGSRRNPFDYYTREKLLKHFAPELLVLPLSDHPDDAMWSEHLDGLLTGSFPQESFVLYGSRDCFIPYYSGHLPVVALPELGDHSATAIRDANADKVLDSVDFRMGINYAYHNMYEKVYPTVDIAVLRNNETEVLLGKKHGVAQWRFPGGFANPADACYEDAAARELQEECGELITGPMQYVGSARIDDWRYRSEADKIMTLFFKTDFVGGEAKANDDLGEVAWFPVASLQHMIEENTIAAEHHVLVNMLVKNVRLSAQTIEQ
- a CDS encoding NADAR family protein, with protein sequence MKYSLDILKKHIEAEQPVEYLFFWGHTQKQGGVVDKSCLSQWFPAAFTVDGITYPTAEHWMMARKALLFDDQAAYEQVLATNKAGAAKAIGRKVKNFEAVVWQKEGYGFVTEGSYHKFSQNPLLKEFLLRTGKKVIVEASPMDRIWGIGLSQNSQDAMNPFKWKGTNLLGFALMEARDRLLT
- a CDS encoding TIGR02452 family protein, with translation MNQRERVAIAEDTLQLIEQGFYINTNGDRVETKPVLQQAIDNTRLFTPEALADIRDDFKNSQSFDTNCEVTNETTLDAVRRLSTAGFSKVLCLNFASAKNPGGGFLGGAIAQEECIARASGLYPCLLTAPGYYSYHRKQSTCLYSDHMIYSPGVPVMKDEAGNLLDALVCPSIITSPAVNAGVVMEREPSNRNQITPVMRVRIEKLLALCAHYGHDTLVLGAWGCGVFRNNPEDIATLFQETLQGPFNRQFRKIVFAVKTNKESIIEPFRQRFIN
- a CDS encoding nicotinate phosphoribosyltransferase encodes the protein MKTQENILLLADAYKYSHHKLYYPGTTKIYSYLESRGGQFDETVFFGLQYFLKYYLEGEVITTEKIDAAAGFLEQVFGRQDVFDRSKFDYIVQKHGGRLPVRIKAVPEGTHVPVNNVLVTIENTDPECFWLTNFLETLLMQVWYPCTVATLSSAVRTIATEYFQETASESAMAAIDFVLNDFGFRGVSSVESAGLGGAAHLLNFNGSDNIMASVLAQRYYGANRVIGLSVPATEHSICTLLGEEGELEVFKHVLRTFPSGTVACVSDSFDIFRACSEYWGTELKELVLSRDGVLVIRPDSGDPVFTLLRVFDILMDKFGYTFNEKGYKVLPPQVRVLQGDGVTVDTIRHIYSALKINGISAENLVLGMGGALLQKVDRDTQQFAFKCSYAEVNGEATDVQKHPIEIDSHGRLVESFKRSKAGQLKLIQTEEGYRTIRKEQGPAFKDELVTVFENGALTYEVNFEGVRERACKEKKEVTVD
- a CDS encoding SIR2 family protein gives rise to the protein MISFLLGSGFSFEEGIPGVKEINDRLVNLQAKHIRISSDLSASFLEKDQEDPNGRFSLKDRMFVEEFIQFYIHEVIKDKSKFNYEDFFDYYFFPYRDNNFPKELKNFLDNYRNKIQATHRHIDDNINLIGRFHNTFSQLIASLLNQSKYYQDVSLLNYPKYDPFIRFLKYCISDHDIKVHSLNHDMFFEFLGSHHEEIAGYYCDGFTDLGSPYYGDVSFTDQGIIKTHKVRIKFFNGKYNNKLCFSKLHGSVDTYIFNLASPTPDLTRVKRNWRVGDLYKEETNKETGELQYVSGYQYNYPDFLSGTTAKILYYDNEFYKPLFDHFCHNLQSSDYLFVIGYGFKDEKINEMIEKNYLSKGKRMIVVDPYPKEDAFQKEYDITYIRKRITELTYKEWTSLCELKATVS
- a CDS encoding NUDIX hydrolase — protein: MSSDQHIKVAVDAVVFGYSRQEGVSVLLIQRKYPPFQNSWAIPGGFVLEEESLEAAVRRELQEETGIAVNYLEQLYTFGDPGRDPRQRIISITYFALVKSAQFQQLKASTDAEHAQWFGIKELPPLAFDHEAILQTAIERIRVKIRYQPIGFELLDKVFSFADLEHLYMTLLDRDIDRRNFSRKMMALGILDETNEVARAEGKGRPSKMYRFNEQRYQQLEKEGMNFEI